In Oryza sativa Japonica Group chromosome 2, ASM3414082v1, the following are encoded in one genomic region:
- the LOC4328439 gene encoding phosphatase IMPL1, chloroplastic translates to MARYLLRPPTAAAAAAAAASSHRRNGTTSPRGPVLGLRALASRAGKARPVMAVASEQPAARGKCPKVAAPTTGPIPAAELLGVIQDAARAGAEVIMEAVNKPRNIHYKGVADLVTDTDKLSESVILEVVRKTFPDHLILGEEGGLIGDALSEYLWCIDPLDGTTNFAHGYPSFSVSIGVLFRGKPAASTVVEFCGGPMCWSTRTVSASSGGGAYCNGQKIHVSKTDKVEQSLLVTGFGYEHDDAWVTNINLFKEYTDISRGVRRLGSAAADMSHVALGITEAYWEYRLKPWDMAAGVLIVEEAGGMVSRMDGGEFTVFDRSVLVSNGVVHDQLLDRIGPATEDLKKKGIDFSLWFKPDKYPTDF, encoded by the exons ATGGCACGGTATCTTCTCcgtcctcccaccgccgccgccgccgccgctgccgccgcctcttcaCACCGCAGGAATGGCACAACCTCGCCGCGGGGACCGGTTCTTGGCCTCCGGGCGCTTGCCTCCAGGGCCGGCAAAGCTCGCCCCGTGATGGCGGTGGCGTCGGAGCAGCCCGCCGCGAGGGGCAAGTGCCCCAAGGTGGCCGCCCCCACCACCGGCCCGATTCCGGCCGCGGAGCTCCTCGGCGTCATCCAGGACGCAGCCAGGGCCGGAGCCGAG GTTATAATGGAAGCTGTTAATAAGCCACGCAATATTCACTACAAGGGAGTTGCAGACCTGGTCACAGA CACAGACAAATTGAGTGAGTCGGTCATTCTGGAAGTTGTGAGGAAGACCTTCCCAGACCACCTCATACTTGGGGAGGAAGGTGGACTTATTGGAGATGCCTTGTCGGAGTATCTCTGGTGCATTGATCCTTTAG ATGGAACAACAAACTTTGCGCATGGTTACCCTAGCTTTTCTGTATCCATTGGAGTTCTGTTTCGCGGAAAGCCTGCTGCTTCCACTGTG GTCGAATTTTGTGGTGGTCCTATGTGCTGGAGCACTCGTACGGTTTCAGCATCATCTG GTGGTGGTGCTTATTGTAATGGGCAAAAGATTCATGTCAGTAAGACAGACaag GTGGAACAATCACTTCTGGTAACTGGTTTTggttatgaacatgatgatgcatgGGTGACCAACATAAATTTGTTCAAGGAATACACAGACATTAGCAGG ggaGTACGAAGACtaggttctgctgctgctgacaTGTCCCACGTTGCCCTAGGCATTACAGAAGCCTACTGGGAATACCGACTTAAGCCTTGGGATATGGCTGCTGGTGTTCTG ATAGTTGAAGAAGCTGGTGGGATGGTGTCACGCATGGATGGTGGGGAGTTTACCGTCTTTGATCGTTCTGTCCTTGTTTCCAATGGTGTTGTACATGATCAG CTTTTGGATCGGATTGGCCCTGCCACAGAAGATCTTAAGAAGAAAGGAATTGATTTCTCCTTGTGGTTTAAACCCGACAAATACCCTACCGACTTTTAA